The following are from one region of the Verrucomicrobiales bacterium genome:
- a CDS encoding TIGR00266 family protein: MRSQIAHAPTFTTLELTFSAGESILVQPGCMLAMTTGFELKAGLGSHMTGQGRLGRATRSVLAGESFVTAMYTAKRDAERLTLAPDQMGEIRELHIGSEPAYCIASGAFLACTSGIQISLEFAGVRGWLATRGLFLMRPQGEGSLFISSYGALVEVDLQEGERYVLDNRYIVAFSASLSFETVKVASSLRHSYLSGEGLVNRFTGPGKLLYQTRARPGRGFMRSMLDVAT, from the coding sequence ATGCGTTCCCAGATCGCCCACGCGCCCACGTTCACCACCCTGGAACTCACGTTCTCCGCGGGTGAATCCATCCTGGTACAGCCAGGGTGCATGCTCGCGATGACGACCGGGTTCGAACTGAAGGCGGGCCTGGGCAGCCACATGACCGGCCAAGGTCGACTGGGACGCGCCACCCGCAGCGTGCTGGCCGGGGAGAGTTTCGTGACGGCGATGTACACCGCCAAACGCGACGCCGAGCGCCTCACACTCGCGCCCGATCAAATGGGCGAAATCCGGGAGCTCCACATCGGTTCCGAACCCGCCTACTGCATCGCCAGTGGCGCCTTTTTGGCCTGTACGTCCGGCATCCAGATCAGCCTCGAATTCGCCGGCGTCCGCGGATGGCTCGCCACTCGCGGGCTGTTTCTCATGCGTCCGCAAGGTGAGGGGTCCCTCTTTATCTCCAGCTATGGGGCCTTGGTGGAAGTCGACCTGCAGGAGGGGGAACGTTACGTTCTCGACAACCGCTACATTGTCGCCTTTTCCGCCTCTCTGAGCTTCGAGACCGTCAAGGTGGCGTCGTCTCTTCGCCACTCCTACCTGTCCGGAGAGGGCCTGGTCAACCGCTTCACCGGCCCCGGAAAACTGCTTTACCAGACTCGCGCGCGTCCGGGTCGCGGCTTCATGCGCAGCATGCTGGACGTAGCCACCTAG
- a CDS encoding M48 family metalloprotease encodes MAGEAPPIPSLSDRRLDTPTREALLQRYAWTVQYSRVVLAAEAILVVSVLAWSFYRGFNFREPAPWIAFSIGFFGSFRWILNHVFLNKKRLAEIRPEARFGVHTRDSLLALSDRVFARLGLPPHSAPVFITRDKDVNAQAVRFELWPGYHAFNGVFLNRSILHLLDEAELGSVIGHELGHVFPYAPLLSRCQLVHATFIGVTAFCIASWFPHLATAIVVPGALLWIMPWIIAYPHIQLSRGIEFLCDDYGAQAVGLLPALKCELKIAAENDVRNQLLTRALEAKVQGSSLSLEELIAAYQEAVPFGATDREHFAQELSRIVRDKETANQGLSLGGFLSYLGDGGKGDEPEALEWVKKHVEQQAILNQLPVLNWDPVRILQTDQSWTLSEAERLLTAIEAQPDRLLFPTLVEMDDRSSTHPNTSRRMLYLWRNRHHFPVGGHPTSPRNEQ; translated from the coding sequence ATGGCCGGCGAGGCACCACCGATCCCAAGCCTGTCCGATCGCCGACTCGACACTCCCACCCGAGAGGCGCTGCTCCAGCGCTACGCTTGGACGGTGCAATATTCCCGCGTAGTCCTGGCGGCCGAAGCCATCCTGGTTGTGTCCGTGCTGGCCTGGAGCTTCTACCGAGGCTTCAACTTCCGGGAGCCAGCGCCCTGGATCGCGTTCAGCATCGGTTTCTTTGGATCCTTTCGATGGATCCTCAATCACGTGTTCCTGAACAAGAAGCGCCTCGCGGAGATTCGACCCGAAGCCCGTTTCGGAGTGCACACACGGGATTCGCTGCTGGCCTTGTCCGACCGCGTCTTTGCCCGATTGGGCCTGCCACCGCACAGCGCCCCGGTCTTCATCACTCGCGACAAAGATGTCAATGCGCAGGCGGTCCGATTTGAGCTTTGGCCCGGATACCACGCTTTCAACGGAGTGTTCCTGAACCGGTCGATCCTCCACCTGCTGGATGAAGCTGAATTGGGAAGCGTGATCGGCCACGAACTTGGCCATGTCTTCCCCTACGCCCCACTGCTCTCCCGCTGCCAGCTCGTGCATGCCACCTTTATAGGTGTCACCGCCTTCTGTATCGCGAGCTGGTTCCCCCACTTGGCCACCGCCATTGTGGTCCCCGGCGCCCTGCTCTGGATCATGCCCTGGATCATCGCCTACCCGCACATCCAGCTCTCGCGCGGGATCGAGTTCCTGTGCGATGACTACGGGGCGCAGGCCGTCGGACTCCTCCCCGCGCTGAAATGCGAGCTGAAGATCGCCGCCGAGAACGACGTGCGCAACCAGCTCCTGACCCGTGCCCTTGAGGCCAAGGTTCAGGGTAGCAGCCTGAGCCTGGAGGAACTGATCGCCGCGTACCAGGAAGCGGTTCCCTTCGGAGCAACCGACCGCGAGCACTTTGCCCAGGAGCTCAGCCGCATCGTCCGTGATAAGGAAACGGCCAACCAGGGCCTCTCTTTGGGAGGCTTCCTGAGCTACCTCGGGGACGGCGGAAAAGGCGACGAGCCCGAAGCGCTCGAATGGGTGAAGAAACACGTGGAGCAGCAGGCGATTCTCAATCAGCTTCCCGTGCTGAACTGGGATCCGGTTCGAATCCTTCAAACCGATCAGAGCTGGACGTTGTCCGAGGCTGAACGACTGCTCACGGCCATTGAAGCTCAGCCGGACCGTTTGCTCTTCCCCACGCTGGTGGAGATGGATGATCGTTCATCCACCCACCCCAATACGTCCCGCCGCATGCTGTACCTGTGGCGCAACCGCCATCACTTCCCCGTAGGCGGGCATCCGACAAGCCCGCGAAACGAACAGTAA